TGGGTCCGCATGTACAGCCGGTCGAAATCCTGCTCGGTCCCGGTGGCGAGATCCTGCAGCAGCTGGTCGTGTCGCGCGTCCACGCTGGTCGGCAGGGAGGTGGCGAGATTCTGGCCCTTCGCCGCCTCCGTCAGCTGCTCTCCGGCCTTCATGTGGTCGTCGATCATCATCCGGGCGAAGCTGCGCACCTCGTCGGAGGCTGCCTTCTCCAGCGCCGCCTGGGCGGCCGAGACCTCGAACAGGTTGCTGATCGCGGTCTCCCGGACATAGCCGGCCGCATCGGTCTGCACCGGCTGCACGGCGACGTTGCCGCTCTGCGCCGATGCGGTCGGGACGGTCGCGAGGCAGGCCATGGCGGCGACGGCCACAACCGCCGGGAGGCGTCTCATGGTCGGCTCCGTGCTGGAGGCGGACGATCTCGCCTGGTCAACGAGACGGCCGGATCGCGGGTTCCGACGCCATCGGAACCGGATCGACCCGGATCTCGGCGATTAGCGGCAGATGGTCCGAGACATGCCGGCCCTCGGGATCGACCCAGCTGCGCAGCAGGGCGTGGCGCGGCCGGCAGTACACGCGGTCGAGCGTCAGCACGGGGCAGCGGGCCGGGTAGGTGCGCTGCGGCGTGCGGGCCGGCAGCACCTCGGCCAGCGACCGCCGGACGGCGCCGTTCCAGGTCCAGTCGTTGAAATCGCCGAGCATGACCGAGGTCCGCGCGGCGCTGTCGGCGATCCGCGCCAGCATCGCCGCCTGGCGGCGCCGCTCCGAGAAGGCGAGGCCGAGATGGACCGAAGCGAGGTGGAGCGGGCCGGCCGGGGCCGAGACCATGGCCTCGACGGCGCAGCGCGGCTCCCGGCGGGAATGGGTCAGGTCGTGCAGCTGGATGGCCGACAGCGGCCAGCGGCTGATCAGAAGATGCCCGTAATGCCCGTCCGGCGCGACGATGGTCCGTGCCGCGGCGGTGTGGGGGCCGAGCGCCGTGGATAGCAGGGCAAAGGGGGAATCGGGGCCGTTGCCGCGGCCGCGCGAATCCACCTCCTGCAGGGCGACGATGTCGGGCTCGTGCCGCTGGACCAGGGCGACCACGCGGTCCAGGTCGTAACGGCCGTCCGGGCCGATGCCGGCGTGGATGTTCCATGTCAGGAGGCGGAGCGGCGCGTCCGTCACGACCGTGAGCGCCGCCTCCGGCTGACCAGCGCCTGCAGCCCGACGGACAGCGCGATCCAGGCGGCCAGGACCGCCAGCAGGATACCGATCTCCGCCAGCGACGGATCGCGCAGGATCGACAGGATGCGGTCGCCCAGCGTCGACAGCACCAGCAGCCCAGGCGCCAGGCCGAGCGCGGTGCCCAGGACGAAATCGAGGATCGGGATCCGCGCCGCGCCGGCGACCAGGTTGACCAGGGTGAAGGGCGCGACCGGCACCAGCCGGATCGTGGCGACGGCGACTACCCCGCGGCGGGCGATGCCGTCGCGGATCCGGTGCAGCCGCGGGCCCATGACGGCGCGCAAGGCATTCTCGCCCGCCATCAGGCCGACCAGATAGCCGGCGAGGGCGCTGGCCAGCGCGCCGGCCCCGGCATAGGCCAGCCCCGGCCAGGCGCCATAGGCGGCGGCCGTCGCGGCGATCAGCACCGTCACCGGGAACATCACCATCCCGCCCAGCACGAAGGCTGCGATGACCAGCGGCGGCCCCCAGCCGGTTCCCGCCAGGCCGTGCAGGGACTGCTGCAGCCGCTCCGGCTGCGCCCAGCCGGCGAGGTCGGTGGTGCTCCAGGCCAGCGCCAGCAGCAGGGCCGCGATGATGATCGGGGCGATGCGCAGCAGGCCGCGCCAGCGCGCCTTGACCGAGGCCAGGGCGCGGTCGATCAGGCCGGTCGCCGGCAGCGGATGGCGGGGATCGGCGAAGCCGGCGAGAGTCCAGCCCCGCTCGTCCGCGACCGGCTGATGGTCGTCGACCGGCACCAGCCGGCGTTCCGTCCCGGCGGCCGCGATCGCGACCAGCAGGGATCCGGTCTCGCGGATCCGCCGGTCCATCTCCTCCGGCTCGACCCCGCAATGCTCGGCCAGCAGACGGGCGCGGATGCGCCGGATGGCCCGGCGCTCATCGGCGTCGATGGCCTCGATGGTCAGGTCGCATTCGCTGTCCACGCCCATCGAGCGGTTGCAGAGATTGGCGGAGCCGACCCGCAGAAGCCGGTCGTCCACGATCATCAGCTTGGAATGGACCATGACGTCGGCCGTCGCGCCGTCGCGGCCGGCCTGCGGGTGCAGCAGCCGGACCCGGCCGGCGACGCCGCCGGCGCGCAGGATCTCCATGAACCGGATGCGGCCGGGCGCCATGGCGCGATGCTCGACCCAGCTGTGATGGATGCGCGGGGCCACGATCACGGCCTGCAGCGCCGGGACGTCCTGCATCCGGCGGGCCAGGCGTTCGGCCATGTGAGCGGAGGTCAGGAACTGGTTCTCGATGTAGATCGCCTCCTGCGCCGTATCGATCATGTCCTCGAACAGGGCCTCGATCTCGCGCACCTCGCCCTCGCCAGGGTACAGCGGCAGCGTCCGCGAAATGCCGACGGCGACGTCGCGGAAATCCGCCTCGACCTGCTCGGGCCACGGCACGGACCGGGCGGCGACGGCCGGCAGCGCCTCGTATGTCGCGCGCTCCCAGCGCCAGCGGGCGAGCTCGGCCAGGGCCCGCGCCGCGGGGCCGTCGACGGCCATCTGGACATCGTGGAAGGGCGGGTAGGCGACGCCGGCCGGGTCGACCCGGCCGGGATGCTCCGGCCGGTGGCACGAGGTGTCCCAGCGACGGATCGTCAGGTCCAGCCCGCCGACGAAGGCGACCGCATCGTCGATCACCACGATCTTCTGGTGGTGGGAGGAGCCGACGGGGATCTCGTCGTCGAGGCACAGCTCGATCTGCGGCGGCGTGCTCCATTGCAGGGCGAGCAGCGGCAGGGGCTCGCGCTCCAGCGCGTAGTACAGCGAATAGTTCCAGAGCAGCAGCTTGACGGACAGCTCGGGCCGCTCGCGGACAAGGGCGCAGAGGAAATCGCCCAGCGTGGCCGGCAGCCCGTCCTCGGGCTCGCCCTCCGGTCCGACCAGGGGCGGCCGGCTGTCGATGTCCCAGCCGATCACCAGGATCCGGTGCTTCGCCTGCCGCATCGCCGAGCGCAACGCCCCGAAATAGGCGGCGGCGTCGACCAGCACCGCGGCCCGGCGGGCCTGCTCGATCCGCCAGACGTTCCGCCGCGGCCGCAGCACGGATGTCTCGGCGGGTCGGTCCGCCTCCTGGTCGACGACCGCGGTGCTTCGAATGACCCTCACGGCGTGGGATCCCTCCCTTCCTATCCCCTCCCGTCAACGCGCGAAGGCGGGGGAATGTCACCGCCGCTCCGGCCGGCTGCGATCTCCGTCGCCCGCGGGAACACGCTGAGGCAGCCGGCCCTGGTCGCGGGGTGATCGACGAGCACCGCCGCATTCACCGTGCCATCGCCGGCGGAGCCGTCGCCGCGGCACGCGAGGCGATGCGCTGGCATCTGCTGGCCGCGGCGCGGCGGCTCGGCCTTCTCGACGAGGCCGAGGCCGCGCGGCTGCGCTGATGCGCATCTTGCCGGATGGCCGCCGGCTCGGCTAACGAAGAGCCGAAACCGAGAGACGATCCCGATATGAGCATGCTGACCGACGGCGCCGCCGCCACCTGGGGCATCGCCGCGCTGGCGACCGGCGGCGTCATCCTGCGACCCTGGCGCCTGCCCGAGGCGATCTGGGCGGCCGCCGGCGCCGTGGCGCTGGTCGGGTTCGGGCTGCTGACGGCATCCGATGCCCTGGCGGCGATCGGCAAGGGCACCGATGTCTACCTGTTCCTGATCGGCATGATGCTGCTGGCCGAACTGGCGCGGACCGAAGGGCTGTTCGACTGGGCTGCGGCGATCGCGGCGCGGCAGGCCCGCGGATCGGCGAGCCGGTTGTTCGGGCTGACCTATGTCGTCGGCATTATCGTCACCGTCTTCCTGTCGAACGACGCCACCGCCGTGGTGCTGACACCCGCGGTCTATGCCGTGGCGCGGGCGGCCGGGGCGGCGCCGTTGCCCTATCTCCTGATCTGCGCGTTCATCGCCAACGCCGCCAGCTTCGTGCTGCCGATCTCGAACCCGGCCAACCTCGTGGTGTTCGGCAGCCAGATGCCGCCGCTGCTGACGTGGCTGTCCTGGTTCGCCTTGCCGTCGGCGTTGGCGATCGGGGCGACCTTCGTCGCGCTGCGGCTGACCCAGGCGAAGGCGCTGCGTGCGCCCATCGCCACCGCCGTGCCGGTGCCGGCCCTGCCGCCCGGCGGCCATATGGCGGCCTGGGGCCTCGGCGTCACCGCCGTCGTTCTGCTGCTGGCCTCCGCCTTCGGGCTCGATCTCGGCCTGCCCACGGCGCTGGCCGGTCTCTTCACCACCGCGGCGGTGCTGCTGCATCGCCGTGCCGCGCCCTGGGGGCTGCTGCGCCGCATCTCCTGGGAGGTGCTGCCGCTGGTCGCCGGGCTGTTCGTGCTGGTCGAGGGGCTGGACCGGACCGGCGTCGTCCATCTCCTCGCCGCCACGCTGCAGGACGCCATGGCTCGCTCGGTCGGCGGCGCCGCCTGGGGCACGGGTGTGATCGTGGCGGTGGCCACCAA
The sequence above is drawn from the Inquilinus sp. Marseille-Q2685 genome and encodes:
- a CDS encoding DUF4142 domain-containing protein; its protein translation is MRRLPAVVAVAAMACLATVPTASAQSGNVAVQPVQTDAAGYVRETAISNLFEVSAAQAALEKAASDEVRSFARMMIDDHMKAGEQLTEAAKGQNLATSLPTSVDARHDQLLQDLATGTEQDFDRLYMRTQVEAHTAALKLQQDYSSFGANPALKAIATQLVPIIKRHLDQAQTILDRLSRA
- a CDS encoding endonuclease/exonuclease/phosphatase family protein yields the protein MTDAPLRLLTWNIHAGIGPDGRYDLDRVVALVQRHEPDIVALQEVDSRGRGNGPDSPFALLSTALGPHTAAARTIVAPDGHYGHLLISRWPLSAIQLHDLTHSRREPRCAVEAMVSAPAGPLHLASVHLGLAFSERRRQAAMLARIADSAARTSVMLGDFNDWTWNGAVRRSLAEVLPARTPQRTYPARCPVLTLDRVYCRPRHALLRSWVDPEGRHVSDHLPLIAEIRVDPVPMASEPAIRPSR
- a CDS encoding VTT domain-containing protein produces the protein MRVIRSTAVVDQEADRPAETSVLRPRRNVWRIEQARRAAVLVDAAAYFGALRSAMRQAKHRILVIGWDIDSRPPLVGPEGEPEDGLPATLGDFLCALVRERPELSVKLLLWNYSLYYALEREPLPLLALQWSTPPQIELCLDDEIPVGSSHHQKIVVIDDAVAFVGGLDLTIRRWDTSCHRPEHPGRVDPAGVAYPPFHDVQMAVDGPAARALAELARWRWERATYEALPAVAARSVPWPEQVEADFRDVAVGISRTLPLYPGEGEVREIEALFEDMIDTAQEAIYIENQFLTSAHMAERLARRMQDVPALQAVIVAPRIHHSWVEHRAMAPGRIRFMEILRAGGVAGRVRLLHPQAGRDGATADVMVHSKLMIVDDRLLRVGSANLCNRSMGVDSECDLTIEAIDADERRAIRRIRARLLAEHCGVEPEEMDRRIRETGSLLVAIAAAGTERRLVPVDDHQPVADERGWTLAGFADPRHPLPATGLIDRALASVKARWRGLLRIAPIIIAALLLALAWSTTDLAGWAQPERLQQSLHGLAGTGWGPPLVIAAFVLGGMVMFPVTVLIAATAAAYGAWPGLAYAGAGALASALAGYLVGLMAGENALRAVMGPRLHRIRDGIARRGVVAVATIRLVPVAPFTLVNLVAGAARIPILDFVLGTALGLAPGLLVLSTLGDRILSILRDPSLAEIGILLAVLAAWIALSVGLQALVSRRRRSRS
- a CDS encoding arsenic transporter, with product MSMLTDGAAATWGIAALATGGVILRPWRLPEAIWAAAGAVALVGFGLLTASDALAAIGKGTDVYLFLIGMMLLAELARTEGLFDWAAAIAARQARGSASRLFGLTYVVGIIVTVFLSNDATAVVLTPAVYAVARAAGAAPLPYLLICAFIANAASFVLPISNPANLVVFGSQMPPLLTWLSWFALPSALAIGATFVALRLTQAKALRAPIATAVPVPALPPGGHMAAWGLGVTAVVLLLASAFGLDLGLPTALAGLFTTAAVLLHRRAAPWGLLRRISWEVLPLVAGLFVLVEGLDRTGVVHLLAATLQDAMARSVGGAAWGTGVIVAVATNLMNNLPAGLIVQSTLAQAPLDQFPMPPQIAGAALIAIDLGPNLSVTGSLATILWLVALRREGLEVGALQFLRLGLVVMPPSLLLALAGFLLPW